The Mailhella massiliensis DNA segment CCGTGCTGCTCGGCCGCTCCCCTGCGGAAATCATGAAGAAGGACGGCATCACGGCCAAGTCCTCCCTCATGAAGTCTCTGAACAAGACCCCCGTGCTGCCTTCGGGCCTGCCCTCCCAGCTTCTGGAACAGCGCCCCGACATCCGTCAGGCCGAAGCCAACCTTCAGGCCGCCAACTACGACATCGGCACGGCGCGGGCCTCGTTCTTCCCCTCCTTCTCCCTCACGGGCCTTCTCGGCGGCGCAAGTCTCGAGCTCAACGAACTGCTCAGAAGCTCCAACCAGTACGCGAACCTCGGCGGAAGCATCAGCCTGCCTCTGAACTTCTGGACCATCAAGCGCACCGTGGACAGCGCCGAAGCTGCCAAAAAAGCCGCAGTGGCCACCTATGAGCTTACGGTGCAGAACGCCTTCAAGGACGTGCGCGACGCGCTCGTTTCCCAGACCGAATACGCCAACTCCGTGGGCGCCCTCACCCGCCAGGTGGACTATCTTTCCCGCGCCGTCATGCACGCGCGCACCCGCTACGACAACGGCTTCGCCTCCTACCTCGACCTGCTCACCGCGGAAAGCAATCTCTTCACCGCCCAGCAGTCTCTGGCGGCGGCCCACGCCAGTCATCTCGTCAGCATTGCCGAAGTGTGCCTCGCCCTCGGCGGCGGCTGGCAGGAATAACCCTCACCAACTCCATCCGTACTCAAGGAGCATATCATAATGGCCAGATTTCGTACCCTTGCGCCTGCTCTGCTGGCGCTCCCCCTCCTTCTTGCCGGCTGCGACCAGCTGAGCGGCCTCGTGTCCAAAAAGGAATCCGCGGCTCCCCAGGCCCGCGTCACCCGCGTGACCTGTGTGGAACTGACTCCGCACAAGGTGGACATCCAGCGCGAACTCACGGGCCGCACCAGCTCCTACCGCTGGGCCGAGGTGCGCCCCGAAGTGGGCGGCATTCTTAAGGAACGCTGCTTCACCGAAGGTTCCATGGTCAAGGAAGGCGACGTGCTTTACCGCATCGAACCCGATACCTACAAGGCCGCGCTCGACAAGGCCCGCGCCGACCTCGCAAGCGCCGAAGCCAATCTTGCCGTGACGAAACTGCGCGAACGCCGTACCGCCAGTATGCTCAAGACCAAATCCGTGAGTCAGCAGGACTACGACGACGTGAAGGCCACCCTGCGCCAGGCCCAGGCTTCCGTGCAGGCCTGCAAGGCGGCCGTGGATTCGGCGGAGATCAACTACCGCCGCACCGAGGTGCGCGCCCCCATCAGCGGCCGCATCACCCTCAGCAACTACACCGTGGGCGCCCTGCTCACCGCAAGCCAGGCTTCGCCGCTTGCCACCATCTACCAGACCGACCCCGTGTATGTGGAAGTCTCCCAGTCTTCCGACGACCTCTACTCCCTCAAGAAGCAGTTCGACGAACGCGGCGGCATGAAGAGCGCCGACCCCTCCCACATCAAGGCCCTGCTCACCATGCACGACGGCGAGTACTACCCTGCGGCCGGGCACCTCAACTTCACGGGCGTGAACGTGGACCAGACCACCAACACCATCACCCTGCGCGCGGAATTTCCCAACCCCGACGGTTCGCTCCTGCCCGGCCTGTTCGTGCGCGTGAGCGTCGTGCTCGGCGAAGACACGAACGCCATTCTCGCCCCGCAGAAGGCCGTGCTGCGCGACCTCAAGGGCAAGCCCTACGTCTATGTGGTCAACAAGGACGGCGTCGCCGAACGCCGCTTCATCACCGTAAGTCACGCCATCGGCAACGACTGGTATGTGACCGACGGCCTCGAACTCGGCGAGAAAATCGTGCTCAACGGCGTCCACAACGTGCGCAGCGGCATGAAGGTGCAGGAAATTTCCGAAGAGCAGATGAAGGCCGAGCAGGAATCCGGAGGCGCTGAATAATGCTTTCCCGCTTTTTCATCCATCACCCCATCTTCGCATGGGTGCTGGCCATCGTCACCATGCTTTTCGGTGTGCTGGCCATCTTCACCATGCCCATATCGCAGTACCCGGAAGTGGCGTCGCCTTCCATACGCATCTACACCCGTTACTCGGGCGCTTCCCCCACCACCGTGGACCAGACCGTCACGCAGGTCATCGAACAGAACATGACCGGTATCGACAACCTGATCTACATGCAGTCCAAGTCCGACTCCTCGGGCATGTCCACCATCACCCTCACCTTCGAGGTGGGCACCGACCCCGACGTCGCCCACATGCAGGTGCAGAACAAGGTGCAGCAGGTGCAGTCGCAGCTGCCCACCGCCGTGCAGAGCTACGGCGTGTCCGTGTCCAAGGGCAACGACAACATGTTCATGGTCATCGCCCTGTTCTCCCCCGACGACAGTCAGGAGAACATCGACCTTGCCGACTACATCAGCACCAACATCAAGGACGAAATCAGCCGTACCCAGGGCGTGGGTACCGTGCAGGTATTCGGCGGCAAGTACGTCATGCGCATCTGGCTCGACCCGGACAAGCTGACCAAGTACAAGCTCACCCCCTCCGACATACGCAACGCCATTTCCGCCCAGAACATGGAAGTCACCGCCGGCCAGCTCGGCGCGAACATGATCGGCGGCAGGAACGACCAGGCGCTCAACGTCATCATCAAGGCCCAGAGCCTCCTGCGCAATGCCGAAGAATTCGAGAACGTGCTTCTGAAGGTGACCGAAGACGGCCAGAGAGTGTTCATCCGCGACGTGGCCCGCGTGACCATGGGCACGGAAATGGACGGCATCACCAGCTACTACAACAAGCACCCCGCCTCGGGCATAGGCATCACCCTCGCCCCCGGCGCCAACGGTCTTGAAACCGCCAACCTCGTAAAGGCCAAGATCGAGGAACTCTCGCACTACTTCCCCGACGGCATGGCCTACGAACTGGCCTTCGACACCACGCCCCCCGTCATCGCCTCCATCCATGAAGTGGTGAAGACGCTGGTGGAAGCCATCATCCTCGTGTTCCTCGTGATGTGGCTGTTCCTGCAGAGTTTCCGCGCCACCATCATTCCCACCATCGCCGTGCCCGTCGTTCTGCTCGGCACCATGGGCGTGCTGCTCGCCTTCGGCTACAGCATCAACACCCTGACGCTGTTCGCCATGGTGCTCGCCATCGGTCTGCTCGTGGACGACGCCATCGTGGTCGTGGAAAACGTGGAGCGCGTGATTGAGGAAGAACACCTCGACCCCGTCACCGCCACGGAAAAATCCATGGATCAGATCAGCTCCTCGCTGATCGGCATCGGCGTGGTGCTGTCCGCCGTGTTCTTGCCCATGGCCTTCATGAGCGGTTCCACGGGCGTGATCTACCGGCAGTTCTCCGTCACCATCGTGTCGGCCATGACTCTGTCCGTGCTCGTGGCCCTCATTCTTACCCCCTCGCTGTGCGCAAGCCTGCTCAAGCCCCACAGCCAGGGCGCGCAGCACGGTTTCTTCGGCTGGTTCAACCGCATGTTCACCAAGAACCAGCACCGCTATGCGGGCGGCGTGTACAGCCTCGTGCAGCGCGGCGGCAGGCTCATGATCATCTATGCGCTGCTCGTTGCGGGCCTCGGCCTCGTGTACAGGCAGCTGCCCACCTCCTTCCTGCCTTCGGAAGACCAGGGCGCCGTCATGACCATGCTCCAGATGCCCCCCAACGCCACGCTGGAACAGACCAGAACGCAGTTTGAAAAAGTGGCCGACTACATCCTCAACGATGAAAAGGAAAACGTCGAATCCTTCATGTTCGTGGCCGGTTACGGCATGGGCGGCGTGGCGGAAAACACCGGCATGGGCTTCGTGAAGCTCAAGGACTACGCGGAACGCACCAGGCCCGGGCAGGACGCCGCTTCCGTGGCCGCCCGCATCCGCCAGAAGTTCGCGGGCATTCTCGACGGTCAGCTCATCGCCGCCATTCCCCCGGCCATCATCGCCCTCGGCATGACCAACGGTTTCACCATGGAACTGCAGGACAGAGGCGGCGTGGGCCACGAAAAACTGGTGGAAGCGGGCAAGCAGCTCATGGGCGCGGCCTTCGCCAACCCGAACATCGCCTACATCCGCCCCACGGGCATGGACGACATCACC contains these protein-coding regions:
- a CDS encoding efflux RND transporter periplasmic adaptor subunit gives rise to the protein MARFRTLAPALLALPLLLAGCDQLSGLVSKKESAAPQARVTRVTCVELTPHKVDIQRELTGRTSSYRWAEVRPEVGGILKERCFTEGSMVKEGDVLYRIEPDTYKAALDKARADLASAEANLAVTKLRERRTASMLKTKSVSQQDYDDVKATLRQAQASVQACKAAVDSAEINYRRTEVRAPISGRITLSNYTVGALLTASQASPLATIYQTDPVYVEVSQSSDDLYSLKKQFDERGGMKSADPSHIKALLTMHDGEYYPAAGHLNFTGVNVDQTTNTITLRAEFPNPDGSLLPGLFVRVSVVLGEDTNAILAPQKAVLRDLKGKPYVYVVNKDGVAERRFITVSHAIGNDWYVTDGLELGEKIVLNGVHNVRSGMKVQEISEEQMKAEQESGGAE
- a CDS encoding efflux RND transporter permease subunit, whose amino-acid sequence is MLSRFFIHHPIFAWVLAIVTMLFGVLAIFTMPISQYPEVASPSIRIYTRYSGASPTTVDQTVTQVIEQNMTGIDNLIYMQSKSDSSGMSTITLTFEVGTDPDVAHMQVQNKVQQVQSQLPTAVQSYGVSVSKGNDNMFMVIALFSPDDSQENIDLADYISTNIKDEISRTQGVGTVQVFGGKYVMRIWLDPDKLTKYKLTPSDIRNAISAQNMEVTAGQLGANMIGGRNDQALNVIIKAQSLLRNAEEFENVLLKVTEDGQRVFIRDVARVTMGTEMDGITSYYNKHPASGIGITLAPGANGLETANLVKAKIEELSHYFPDGMAYELAFDTTPPVIASIHEVVKTLVEAIILVFLVMWLFLQSFRATIIPTIAVPVVLLGTMGVLLAFGYSINTLTLFAMVLAIGLLVDDAIVVVENVERVIEEEHLDPVTATEKSMDQISSSLIGIGVVLSAVFLPMAFMSGSTGVIYRQFSVTIVSAMTLSVLVALILTPSLCASLLKPHSQGAQHGFFGWFNRMFTKNQHRYAGGVYSLVQRGGRLMIIYALLVAGLGLVYRQLPTSFLPSEDQGAVMTMLQMPPNATLEQTRTQFEKVADYILNDEKENVESFMFVAGYGMGGVAENTGMGFVKLKDYAERTRPGQDAASVAARIRQKFAGILDGQLIAAIPPAIIALGMTNGFTMELQDRGGVGHEKLVEAGKQLMGAAFANPNIAYIRPTGMDDITQFNINLDNAKATSMGLALSSVNTDVSTMLGGTYVNDFVHNERVKKVYVQGDASVRRNPESLNRIHFRNEYGEMVPFNAVYSTNWTFGPAVLQRYNAMPALEYQGEPVPGVASGIAMAIMEEEVRKLGKDFGMEWTGLSYQEKMAGSQTTMLYALSVLVVFLALAALYESWSIPFAVLLVIPLGILGAVLGTYFKGLTNDVYFQVGILAVMGLSSKNAILIVEFARNLMEEGRSLLDATVEACRLRLRPILMTSLAFGLGVLPMMSASGAGAASQHAVGTAVFWGTVCATALGIFFIPTFFVVICSLKAWLGKKLTRRPRYE